In Streptomyces sp. SN-593, a single genomic region encodes these proteins:
- a CDS encoding toxin-antitoxin system YwqK family antitoxin: MQRINFDDPDVGKDEDLRVVYRNELFTGEVEEFAGDARVALSTYRDGVPDGPTVEWYPDGTLRSKGSLRMGQVVGEFKDWHPNGVLAVSRVFDERTTLLEHYEWDRQGLPTLTWRFADQEAEHSAW, from the coding sequence GTGCAGCGCATCAACTTCGACGATCCGGACGTCGGCAAGGACGAGGATCTGCGCGTCGTGTATCGGAACGAGCTGTTCACCGGTGAGGTGGAGGAGTTCGCGGGCGACGCCCGGGTCGCGCTGAGCACGTACCGGGACGGTGTGCCCGACGGCCCCACGGTCGAGTGGTACCCGGACGGCACCCTCCGCTCGAAGGGTTCGCTGCGGATGGGCCAGGTGGTCGGGGAGTTCAAGGACTGGCACCCCAACGGCGTGCTCGCCGTGAGCCGGGTCTTCGACGAGCGCACCACCCTGCTGGAGCACTACGAGTGGGACCGCCAGGGTCTGCCCACCCTGACGTGGCGCTTCGCCGACCAGGAGGCGGAGCACTCCGCCTGGTAG